In one window of Desulfovibrio sp. UIB00 DNA:
- the nuoK gene encoding NADH-quinone oxidoreductase subunit NuoK — protein MPLSWYMALAAVLFCIGVAGFLTRRNIIVMLLSLELMLNGVNLNLVAMSYFMDALRGQAFTIFIITVAACEAAVGLGIVICLFRSHKSVRNEDITTMRG, from the coding sequence ATTCCCCTTTCCTGGTACATGGCGCTGGCAGCAGTGCTATTCTGCATAGGTGTGGCCGGGTTTCTTACGCGCCGCAACATTATTGTGATGTTGCTCTCGCTTGAGCTGATGCTCAACGGCGTCAACCTTAATCTGGTGGCCATGAGCTATTTCATGGACGCGCTGCGCGGGCAGGCTTTTACCATCTTTATCATCACCGTTGCCGCCTGCGAGGCCGCAGTGGGGCTTGGCATTGTCATCTGTCTGTTCCGCAGCCACAAAAGCGTGCGTAACGAAGACATAACCACGATGCGGGGGTAA
- a CDS encoding NADH-quinone oxidoreductase subunit J translates to MTGLLAEASLNRAQVHCGGGTVFGEIFFLYCAFVITVCGVLAISLRNPIHCVLLVLLLFFHMAAVYLTLQAEFLAAIQIIVYAGAILVMYLFVLFLVNLQRELRLPALTPKPIVGYSLAAALCGGMLWGVAGFVPGGKGQWPLEALREVTHTKALSRELFTNHFLSLEIAGVLLLVALVAALTLARRQPVCTPAPAQAQNNACPCASGNKDQGGAA, encoded by the coding sequence ATGACAGGCCTCCTTGCCGAGGCATCCCTGAACAGAGCGCAAGTCCACTGCGGAGGTGGAACGGTGTTTGGTGAAATATTCTTTCTATACTGCGCCTTTGTCATAACCGTGTGCGGCGTGCTGGCTATCAGCCTGCGCAATCCCATTCACTGCGTGTTGCTGGTGCTGCTGCTGTTCTTCCACATGGCGGCGGTCTACCTGACCTTGCAGGCCGAATTTCTGGCAGCCATACAGATCATCGTCTATGCCGGGGCCATCTTGGTTATGTATCTTTTTGTGCTCTTTCTGGTGAACCTGCAACGCGAGTTGCGGCTGCCCGCCCTGACCCCCAAACCCATTGTGGGCTACTCGCTGGCGGCTGCCCTGTGCGGCGGCATGCTCTGGGGCGTGGCAGGCTTTGTACCGGGCGGCAAGGGCCAATGGCCCCTTGAAGCCCTGCGCGAGGTCACGCACACCAAGGCCTTGAGCCGCGAGCTGTTCACCAACCATTTTCTTTCGCTGGAAATTGCGGGTGTGCTGCTGCTGGTGGCTCTGGTAGCTGCCCTGACCCTTGCGCGCAGGCAGCCCGTGTGCACACCCGCCCCGGCTCAGGCCCAAAACAATGCCTGCCCTTGCGCGAGCGGCAACAAAGACCAAGGAGGCGCGGCGTGA
- the nuoI gene encoding NADH-quinone oxidoreductase subunit NuoI produces the protein MQIQYKAPRNWLQTLLQTEIAQGMALTLRRMFNRPITRQYPEEKPVVAAGFRGRHALVRDAATGESRCVACMRCARVCPSHCIRIRWSRASDNSRVVDAYNIDALRCIFCGYCAEVCPVNAIVLTEVYAYAANGRSAFKFDKQALLDNWDDFAAQKGDMQGYVNPLCRPRNMPEGALAHAKRVAVDAEWRGAEQWVGKNHRATHAQGAEPNPSAPGHGQAHQDGAAQ, from the coding sequence ATGCAGATTCAGTACAAAGCGCCTCGCAACTGGCTGCAAACCCTGTTGCAGACAGAAATAGCCCAGGGCATGGCCCTGACCTTGCGGCGCATGTTCAACCGCCCCATCACGCGGCAGTACCCGGAAGAAAAACCCGTGGTTGCCGCTGGTTTTCGCGGGCGGCACGCCTTGGTACGCGATGCTGCAACCGGCGAGAGCCGTTGCGTTGCCTGCATGCGCTGCGCGCGGGTATGCCCCTCGCACTGCATACGCATTCGCTGGAGCCGCGCCTCAGATAACAGCCGCGTGGTGGATGCCTATAATATCGATGCCCTGCGCTGCATTTTTTGCGGCTACTGCGCGGAGGTCTGCCCGGTGAACGCCATTGTGCTGACGGAAGTCTATGCCTACGCGGCCAACGGACGTTCAGCCTTCAAGTTTGACAAGCAGGCCCTGCTGGACAACTGGGACGACTTTGCAGCGCAGAAGGGCGATATGCAAGGCTATGTGAACCCCCTGTGCCGCCCCCGCAACATGCCCGAGGGCGCGCTTGCCCATGCCAAACGGGTGGCGGTGGATGCGGAATGGAGAGGAGCGGAGCAGTGGGTGGGCAAGAATCACCGCGCTACGCATGCGCAAGGCGCAGAGCCGAATCCGAGCGCGCCCGGCCATGGTCAGGCGCATCAGGACGGTGCTGCGCAATGA
- the nuoH gene encoding NADH-quinone oxidoreductase subunit NuoH, which yields MNVLVIVLQLLVLLVVVLLHVAYATYFERKVIGHMQMRMGPTRVGWLGLLQPIADGIKSFFKEDIIPSAADKPIFMLAPIICLVPAFASLAILPWAEGWALSNINIGLLFVFAMSSLGGYGVVLAGWASNSKFSFLGGLRASAQVISYEIAMGLSLVGVMLLSGSLNLGDIVAAQGDSFFGMFAFRQCIGFFIFCVAMLAETNRVPFDLPEAESELVSGYCTEYSGMRYALFFMAEYTSMFVMATVGVVCFLGGWRGPVDVGFFPPFWLVLKVYGVMFFFFWVRATLPRYRYDQLMALGWKVLIPLALFNIVITALGKALAS from the coding sequence ATGAATGTTCTGGTAATTGTACTGCAACTTCTTGTGCTTCTGGTGGTCGTGCTGCTGCATGTGGCCTATGCCACATATTTTGAGCGCAAGGTCATCGGCCATATGCAGATGCGCATGGGCCCCACCCGCGTGGGCTGGCTTGGGCTGCTGCAACCCATTGCGGACGGCATCAAGAGCTTTTTTAAAGAAGATATCATCCCCTCGGCGGCAGACAAGCCCATCTTCATGCTTGCTCCCATCATCTGTCTGGTGCCCGCCTTTGCCTCGCTGGCGATCCTGCCGTGGGCCGAGGGCTGGGCCTTGTCCAACATCAATATCGGCCTGCTTTTTGTGTTCGCCATGAGTTCCCTTGGCGGCTACGGGGTTGTGCTGGCGGGCTGGGCCTCAAACTCCAAGTTCAGCTTTCTTGGCGGGTTGCGGGCCTCGGCCCAGGTGATCAGTTATGAAATCGCCATGGGCCTCAGCCTTGTGGGCGTGATGCTGCTCTCCGGTTCGCTCAATCTGGGCGACATTGTGGCCGCGCAAGGTGATTCGTTTTTTGGCATGTTCGCCTTCCGCCAGTGCATTGGCTTTTTTATCTTTTGCGTTGCCATGCTGGCGGAAACCAACCGCGTGCCCTTTGACCTGCCCGAGGCGGAAAGCGAGCTTGTTTCCGGTTATTGCACGGAATACAGCGGCATGCGTTACGCCCTGTTTTTCATGGCCGAATACACGTCCATGTTTGTGATGGCCACGGTGGGCGTGGTCTGCTTTCTGGGGGGGTGGCGCGGCCCGGTTGATGTGGGCTTTTTCCCGCCGTTCTGGCTGGTGCTCAAGGTGTATGGCGTCATGTTTTTCTTTTTCTGGGTGCGGGCCACGCTGCCGCGTTACCGCTACGACCAGCTCATGGCCCTTGGCTGGAAGGTGCTTATCCCTCTGGCGCTCTTCAATATTGTGATTACCGCCCTGGGCAAGGCCCTAGCCTCTTGA